One Halobacterium wangiae genomic window, GGTTCGAGCGGCGGTGATCGCGGAGGACCGGTTCCTAGAGGACGTGATGACCGCGTTGCTCGCCGACGGTCACGCACTCCTAGAGGACGTCCCGGGGACGGGGAAAACGTTGACCGCGCAGAGCTTCGCGACCGCACTCGGCCTTGAGTTCTCTCGAATTCAGTTCACGCCGGACCTGCTGCCAGCGGATATCACCGGGTCGAACATCTATAATGAAGCCGAGGGGACCTTCGAGTTCCAGCGCGGCCCGATTTTCTCGAACGTGGTGCTCGCCGACGAGATCAATCGCGCGCCGCCGAAGACGCAAGCTGCGCTCCTGGAAGCGATGGGTGAGGGCCAGGTAAGTGTGAACGGGACGACCCACCAGCTCCCGGAGCCGTTTTTCGTGATTGCGACGCAGAACCCCGTCGAACAGGAAGGCACGTTCGGGCTGCCCGAGGCCCAACGCGACCGCTTCATGGTCAAGACCAGTATGGGTTATCCGGAAATGGACGGTGAGCTGGAGCTCATCGACCGGCGCGCGAACCGCTTCGAACACGTCCCGAGCGTCGACCCCGTGTTATCTGGCGCAGGAACGGTTGCGGACCTGCAGCACGTCCCGGAGACCGTTGACGTCGAGGACCGCTTGCGCGAGTACCTGGTGCGGGTTGGGCGGTTGACCCGGAAGGATGGTCGCGTGGATGTGGGCGTCAGTCCACGCGGCATCCAGAAGCTCTTCGAATGCACGCGCGCCCGGGCCGCCTTCAGAGGCCGCGACTACGCGGTTCCCGATGACGTGAAGGAGGTCGCGGTGCCGGCGCTCCAGCACCGGTTGGTGCTCAGCGCCGAGGCGCAGGCCCAGGGTGTCGAATCCCGCCAGGTCGTCGTGGACGTCCTCGACGAACTCGAGGTGCCAGCCGTCGGCGAGGCACAGTGACCACACGCGCGAAATTCCCGGAACGAGAACGAGGTGTCCGTGAATGATGTACGTCACGCAGGCCAGTAGGATACAGTCAGCGAGGGTTGGTGGATACCATGGCTGACTCGGAAGGCACGGCACTCACCGAGAGTTCGGGCTCCCGGCAATGGGGGCGGACAGTCCTCGTTGTGCTGATTGCCGTTGCAGTGGTGTTCGCTACCGGCTTGACGCCCGCCCTGGGCTCACTGACCGGTGGAACGCCGGCCAGCCAGTTCGTGCCCGTCCCGGAAAACCCCCAATCACAGGCACAGGCTGGAGGAGGCCAAGGGTCCGGCGCGTATAATTTGTCTGGGCAGCCCGGATCGACGCCAGAATCATCGAGCCAACAGTCTGGCGACCCGGCCAAGATGGGCGCGCTGTCGGCTGGAAAGCAGGCCTCCGTTGGGGGGAGCCTCGCTGCCGGGAACGACACTTACTTCCGGTCGTTGAACGACGAGGTGCACTTCGTCGCGACCAGCGAGAAACCGAGGTACTGGCGAACCAACGCCTACGACCAGTACACTGGGGGTGGCTGGGAACAATCCGGTTCTCCGGAGCCGTACTCACCACCGATACAGGAGTCGCCCCGTGGTGACCGGATCAGTTACGCGATTGAGTTACAGCAGGCAGCGACGTCACTTCCGACGGTCTGGACGCCCCAGTACGTCGAATCGGGCGCGGAACTCTTCGTGACGCCAACGACGTCGATTGTCACCGGGAATGCCGTCCCGGCCGGCACGCGCTATCAGGGCGTGAGCTATCGGCCACCACGTGACCCAGACATTCTGAAGACCGCAGACGGGTCGACCCCGTCGCAGATCGAGCGCCAGTACACGCAACTCCCGAACGAATCGCGAGCGGCGCTCCAGCCGCTCGCGTCGAATCTGACAGCGAACACGACGTCGCGTTACGAGGCAGCGAAGCGCATCGAGACGTGGCTGGAATCCTCGAAATCGTATTCGCTGTCCGTGTCCGCGCCACCATCTGACGGGGTTGCTCGCCAGTTCGTCTACGAGATGGACGAAGGCTAC contains:
- a CDS encoding AAA family ATPase, translating into MDAAAARESTGEILETVRAAVIAEDRFLEDVMTALLADGHALLEDVPGTGKTLTAQSFATALGLEFSRIQFTPDLLPADITGSNIYNEAEGTFEFQRGPIFSNVVLADEINRAPPKTQAALLEAMGEGQVSVNGTTHQLPEPFFVIATQNPVEQEGTFGLPEAQRDRFMVKTSMGYPEMDGELELIDRRANRFEHVPSVDPVLSGAGTVADLQHVPETVDVEDRLREYLVRVGRLTRKDGRVDVGVSPRGIQKLFECTRARAAFRGRDYAVPDDVKEVAVPALQHRLVLSAEAQAQGVESRQVVVDVLDELEVPAVGEAQ